In the genome of Leptospira dzoumogneensis, one region contains:
- a CDS encoding CbbQ/NirQ/NorQ/GpvN family protein: MPVDPKTDHKNGMLVQTDIPYYRPIGQEIEIFEHAYKNKLPILLKGPTGCGKTRFVEFMASKLGLPMTSVSCHEETSAVDLLGRFLIQGSETVWQDGPLTRSVRSGGILYIDEIAEARPDTIVSIHPLTDHRREIFIDRKNENLKAPDSFVLVASYNPGYQRGWKELKPSTRQRFISIQFDYPDKETEAEILSKETGIPSATSSKLVKLAEKIRNLTELGLLESCSTRLLVDAAKLISTGLPSRLSCEVAIVQPLSDDPDTIRSLKDLVSLMI, from the coding sequence TTGCCCGTAGATCCTAAAACAGATCATAAAAATGGAATGTTAGTACAAACTGACATTCCTTATTATAGACCGATAGGGCAAGAGATAGAAATATTCGAACACGCTTATAAGAATAAACTTCCTATCTTGCTTAAAGGTCCTACAGGTTGCGGTAAAACTAGATTTGTAGAATTTATGGCCTCTAAATTGGGTCTTCCCATGACGAGTGTGTCTTGTCATGAGGAGACTTCAGCGGTGGATCTGCTCGGACGATTTTTGATCCAAGGTTCCGAGACTGTTTGGCAGGACGGACCCTTGACAAGAAGTGTTCGGTCCGGCGGAATATTATATATAGATGAAATTGCGGAAGCAAGGCCGGATACGATCGTCTCCATTCATCCTTTGACGGACCATAGAAGGGAAATTTTTATAGATAGAAAGAATGAAAATCTAAAGGCTCCGGATTCTTTCGTTTTAGTTGCTTCTTATAATCCAGGTTACCAAAGGGGATGGAAGGAATTAAAACCTTCTACAAGACAAAGATTTATATCCATCCAATTCGATTATCCGGATAAGGAAACCGAAGCGGAGATATTGAGTAAGGAAACCGGAATTCCTTCGGCTACTTCTTCTAAACTTGTAAAGCTCGCCGAAAAGATCCGAAATCTTACGGAATTAGGACTATTGGAATCTTGTTCCACAAGATTGCTTGTGGATGCTGCAAAATTGATCTCGACCGGTTTACCTTCTCGTCTGTCTTGTGAAGTCGCCATCGTCCAGCCGTTGAGTGATGATCCGGACACGATCCGCTCTTTGAAAGATCTGGTCTCTTTGATGATCTGA
- a CDS encoding cbb3-type cytochrome c oxidase subunit I, whose amino-acid sequence MKYKSQKIAYWFFATCMLLLSLQIVYGFVMGFARMGFDGLHDWIPFNAARATHTNLLVVWLLTGFMGAAHYIIPDESDREIYSEKLAYIQLISLILVGVVSIIGFHLNFWEGRKFLEIPRPLDYLVVVNVLLFLFNIGMTVWKGKRYTTTALVLYFGLFSAALLYLPGMIQFNSQTVDSYFRWWVVHLWVEGVWELIMGGILSFLLIKLTGVDREVIEKWLYVIVGLTFLSGILGTGHHYYYIGVPEYWKWVGGFFSMLEPLAFLAMAMFAISMYRKSGRNHPNTIALFWTIGSAIMSFVGAGFLGFAHTLPQVNLYTHGTLITAMHGHLAFWGAYAMIVFAILTYAMPLLTGRKLWNNPTGLFAFWASNIGMLGMTGAFAVAGIAQVYLERKLGLDFLTVQKEIQVHFLGLVLAALVFTSGIIAFIINFIRFGTPTDEALGAEQASGDISLARRS is encoded by the coding sequence ATGAAATATAAATCTCAAAAAATTGCATACTGGTTCTTTGCTACCTGCATGCTCTTATTGTCCTTGCAAATAGTTTATGGATTCGTGATGGGATTTGCCAGAATGGGGTTCGATGGTCTGCACGATTGGATCCCGTTCAATGCTGCCAGAGCGACTCATACAAATTTGCTGGTGGTTTGGTTACTCACAGGTTTTATGGGTGCCGCCCATTATATCATTCCTGACGAATCAGATAGAGAGATCTATTCGGAAAAACTTGCTTATATACAGCTGATATCTCTAATCTTGGTGGGAGTGGTGTCTATCATAGGATTTCACCTGAACTTCTGGGAAGGAAGAAAATTCTTAGAGATCCCTCGTCCTTTGGATTATCTGGTAGTAGTTAACGTTCTATTATTCCTTTTTAATATAGGAATGACCGTCTGGAAAGGGAAAAGATATACTACGACCGCTCTGGTCCTGTATTTCGGTCTTTTTTCCGCGGCACTTCTCTATCTACCCGGGATGATACAATTCAACAGCCAAACAGTGGACTCTTATTTTCGTTGGTGGGTAGTCCATCTTTGGGTAGAAGGAGTTTGGGAATTGATCATGGGAGGGATACTTTCTTTCCTTCTTATCAAACTTACCGGAGTGGACCGAGAAGTTATCGAGAAATGGTTATACGTGATCGTCGGATTAACTTTCTTATCCGGGATCTTGGGAACAGGCCACCATTATTACTATATCGGAGTTCCTGAATATTGGAAATGGGTAGGCGGATTTTTCTCCATGCTGGAACCTCTTGCATTTCTTGCGATGGCGATGTTCGCAATTTCAATGTATAGAAAGAGCGGAAGGAATCACCCGAATACGATCGCTTTATTCTGGACGATCGGAAGTGCAATCATGTCTTTCGTGGGAGCAGGGTTTTTAGGATTCGCTCATACTCTTCCCCAGGTGAATTTATACACTCATGGAACATTGATCACTGCGATGCACGGTCACCTTGCATTTTGGGGAGCGTATGCAATGATCGTGTTTGCGATCTTAACCTACGCAATGCCTTTACTTACAGGCAGAAAACTTTGGAATAATCCGACAGGACTGTTTGCATTCTGGGCATCTAATATAGGAATGTTAGGAATGACCGGGGCGTTTGCGGTGGCAGGTATTGCACAAGTTTACTTAGAGAGAAAACTAGGATTAGACTTTTTGACGGTTCAAAAAGAGATCCAAGTCCATTTCTTAGGTTTGGTCCTTGCCGCACTTGTGTTTACTTCAGGGATTATTGCGTTCATTATAAACTTCATACGTTTTGGAACTCCAACAGACGAGGCCCTAGGTGCGGAGCAGGCTTCAGGAGATATTTCTCTTGCCCGTAGATCCTAA
- a CDS encoding SRPBCC family protein: MAKTNYYQPDPKTDLVLERIVDVPTELVWKAWTTPEHILKWFTPAPWKTIDCEIDLKPGGIFRTTMLSPEGQEFPNSGCFLDIVENEKLVFTDIFEPGFKPTPSGGFFTAILTLEKHGNGTKYHVLARHKDEESRKKHEEMGFHDGWNAALDQLVELMKAVR; encoded by the coding sequence ATGGCAAAAACTAATTATTACCAACCGGACCCGAAAACAGATCTAGTTCTTGAGAGGATAGTAGACGTTCCTACAGAACTGGTTTGGAAAGCATGGACCACTCCGGAACATATACTGAAATGGTTTACCCCTGCCCCTTGGAAAACTATAGATTGCGAGATCGATCTTAAACCGGGCGGGATCTTCCGCACAACTATGTTGTCCCCGGAAGGACAAGAATTCCCGAACAGCGGATGTTTTTTGGATATCGTAGAAAATGAGAAGCTTGTATTCACCGATATTTTCGAACCGGGTTTTAAACCTACCCCAAGCGGCGGATTTTTTACAGCGATACTTACATTAGAAAAACATGGCAATGGTACCAAGTATCATGTTCTTGCCCGTCATAAGGACGAAGAGAGCAGAAAAAAACATGAAGAAATGGGTTTCCACGACGGTTGGAACGCAGCTCTAGATCAATTAGTAGAACTCATGAAAGCAGTTCGCTAA
- a CDS encoding nitric oxide reductase activation protein NorD, with amino-acid sequence MGWEEFIFKKTYHTVREILSPEKDPSLKSKIVKLSELKPRLSILAKSLTGENIEILTAEKEGGFQDQTYFLPGSYSHGPDIFSNIQFYIFRILYMSEQKKLGFHWKKGEIKSRNESLKAAKETYPQVLASLGKNYPDAKSIFRSVIESEREFQRSIIKNKDQAEDLSLLYGVWMSSSAFTLENRISSQELLSQKKENDKIETELEGVPRERIETIQADLKSQEDYTLMHQFEKVETAEEFQGNWRDFDGSDTLSEQEEAIRELDLRHTVRSNEPTHSVFRTDFLSGLFAGEVENDRSNENPISYDEWDFKKRKYRKDHCKVFPKKFPDGNHGFTQGIFQENYSTLNSLRSRMNRFFNLKTSLKRQSYGEDLDLDAALQYFSDLSCGQTPAENVYLSDRKRLREVSILLLADMSLSTDSYVDNQRILDVEKTSLVLFGQICSEFGDRFRIDSFYSNTRNHCDYSNIKSFDEPWERSRDKIGLMEAKGYTRIGPAIRHSLSLIQNEKSQKRWILLLTDGKPNDYDRYEGKYGIEDVKKAIQECERSNVGVFALAIDKSAKQYLPAMLGKESYRILPNPKELPEALTDFFIKLVR; translated from the coding sequence ATGGGTTGGGAAGAATTCATATTCAAAAAGACCTATCATACAGTCAGAGAAATTCTATCTCCCGAAAAAGATCCGTCCTTAAAAAGTAAAATAGTAAAACTTTCCGAACTTAAACCCAGGCTTTCCATTTTGGCAAAGTCTTTGACCGGGGAAAATATAGAAATACTTACCGCCGAAAAAGAAGGAGGTTTCCAAGATCAGACCTATTTTTTACCCGGATCTTATTCTCATGGCCCTGATATATTCTCCAATATTCAATTTTATATATTCAGAATACTTTATATGTCTGAACAAAAAAAACTCGGGTTCCATTGGAAAAAAGGAGAAATCAAAAGCAGGAACGAATCCTTAAAAGCGGCAAAAGAGACCTATCCACAAGTCCTTGCAAGTTTGGGGAAAAATTATCCGGATGCAAAATCTATTTTTAGATCCGTAATAGAAAGTGAGAGAGAATTCCAGAGATCTATAATAAAAAATAAGGACCAAGCCGAGGATCTTTCTTTATTGTACGGGGTTTGGATGTCTTCTTCCGCTTTTACATTGGAAAATCGGATTTCATCTCAGGAATTACTCTCTCAAAAAAAGGAAAATGATAAGATAGAAACCGAATTGGAAGGTGTCCCCAGAGAAAGAATAGAAACCATCCAAGCGGATCTCAAATCCCAAGAAGATTATACTCTAATGCACCAATTCGAAAAGGTGGAAACCGCAGAAGAATTCCAAGGAAATTGGAGGGACTTTGATGGATCGGATACTTTATCGGAACAGGAAGAAGCGATCCGAGAATTGGATCTTAGGCATACCGTTCGTTCCAATGAGCCTACACATTCCGTTTTTAGGACCGATTTTTTATCAGGATTATTTGCGGGAGAAGTGGAAAACGATCGCTCGAACGAAAATCCGATCTCCTATGATGAATGGGACTTTAAAAAAAGGAAATATAGAAAAGACCATTGTAAGGTATTTCCTAAAAAATTCCCTGACGGAAACCACGGATTTACGCAAGGAATCTTCCAGGAAAATTACAGCACCTTAAATTCACTTAGATCCAGGATGAATCGTTTTTTTAATCTTAAAACCTCTCTCAAGAGACAATCTTACGGAGAGGATTTGGATCTGGACGCCGCTCTGCAATATTTTTCGGATCTATCTTGCGGGCAAACTCCCGCTGAAAATGTGTATTTGTCGGATAGGAAAAGACTTAGAGAGGTTTCCATACTTCTACTTGCCGATATGAGTTTATCCACCGATTCTTATGTGGACAACCAAAGGATCTTAGATGTCGAAAAGACTTCCTTGGTATTATTCGGGCAGATCTGTTCGGAATTCGGAGATCGTTTTAGGATAGATTCATTTTATTCTAATACCAGAAATCATTGCGATTATTCTAATATAAAAAGTTTCGATGAGCCTTGGGAAAGATCCAGAGACAAGATAGGACTTATGGAAGCGAAAGGGTATACAAGAATAGGGCCTGCTATCCGGCATTCACTTTCTTTGATCCAAAATGAAAAAAGCCAAAAACGCTGGATCCTACTTCTTACCGACGGAAAGCCGAATGATTATGATCGTTACGAAGGAAAATACGGAATAGAAGACGTTAAAAAAGCGATCCAAGAATGTGAAAGATCGAATGTGGGAGTTTTTGCACTTGCAATAGATAAGAGTGCAAAACAGTATCTTCCGGCAATGCTCGGGAAAGAATCCTATAGGATCCTGCCGAACCCGAAAGAATTGCCTGAAGCACTCACTGATTTTTTTATTAAATTGGTCAGATGA
- a CDS encoding DUF1993 domain-containing protein — protein MSDISIYEITVTQVIKNLEHLKRFIDKGKTFAESKKIELDVLLNSRLAPDQYNFIRQIQLACDTAKLGAARLTGKQFQSHEDTEKTLSEITNRIDSVIGILKGLKPEDYQNSSETKISLPRWEGKSLTGKEYALHHMIPNFFFHIVTAYDILRHNGVELGKKDYLGDFPFRS, from the coding sequence ATGTCAGACATTTCGATTTACGAAATCACAGTAACACAAGTAATCAAAAACCTAGAGCACCTGAAACGATTTATAGATAAGGGAAAAACTTTCGCCGAATCCAAAAAGATCGAACTAGATGTTTTGTTGAACTCAAGACTTGCACCGGACCAATACAATTTTATCCGCCAAATCCAATTGGCCTGTGATACTGCAAAATTAGGAGCGGCTCGTCTTACCGGAAAACAATTCCAATCTCATGAAGATACCGAAAAAACTCTTTCTGAAATAACAAACAGGATCGACTCAGTTATTGGAATTCTGAAAGGGCTGAAACCGGAAGATTATCAAAATTCTTCCGAAACTAAAATTTCTCTACCTCGTTGGGAAGGAAAATCCCTGACCGGAAAAGAATACGCACTTCATCATATGATCCCGAACTTCTTCTTTCATATCGTAACTGCTTACGATATTCTCAGACATAACGGAGTGGAACTTGGGAAGAAGGATTATCTGGGAGATTTTCCTTTTAGATCTTAA
- a CDS encoding thiolase family protein yields the protein MVVIVDGARTPFGKFGGGLKDYSSSDLAVITAKETVRKTGVDPLNIEESIYGNVIQDNKDSAYLARHISLRSGLSERSSALTVNRLCGSGLESILIGARKILSKENDLILAGGTESMSNAPFVLKGARWGNKYGDTIAEDRLAQSLTDCFADLTMGMTAENISQHFKISRSEQDEWAGISQVRAEKATKNGTFSSEMIPVPTGGKKSFLLDNDEQIRGEECLPQLKNLPTSFLKDGTVTAGNASGINDGAASILLSSEDWAKKNGSKPLASILGYANIGCDPKMMGLGPVFAIPKALQNSGLSLKDIDLFEINEAYASQTLAVIRELGLDPEKTNVNGGAIAIGHPLGASGTRVTLTLAYELKRRNLRYGVASLCIGGGQGIAIVLENYELRK from the coding sequence ATGGTAGTCATAGTAGACGGGGCGAGAACCCCTTTCGGAAAATTCGGCGGAGGATTAAAAGACTATAGTTCCTCCGATTTGGCGGTAATTACCGCAAAAGAAACCGTACGTAAGACTGGAGTGGATCCTTTAAATATAGAGGAATCTATTTATGGAAATGTAATACAGGATAATAAGGACTCCGCTTATCTTGCCAGGCATATTTCTCTTAGATCCGGACTTTCGGAACGATCCAGCGCACTTACCGTAAATCGTCTCTGCGGTTCCGGATTAGAAAGTATTCTGATAGGGGCCCGCAAGATACTCTCCAAAGAAAACGATCTGATACTCGCGGGAGGAACCGAATCCATGAGTAATGCACCGTTCGTATTAAAAGGTGCCAGATGGGGAAACAAATACGGGGACACAATCGCAGAAGATAGGCTCGCTCAAAGTCTCACCGATTGTTTTGCGGATCTGACAATGGGAATGACTGCGGAGAATATCTCCCAACATTTCAAAATTTCCAGATCGGAACAAGACGAATGGGCCGGGATCTCTCAAGTAAGAGCGGAGAAGGCCACAAAGAACGGAACATTCTCCTCCGAAATGATACCCGTTCCAACCGGAGGTAAAAAATCTTTCTTACTAGACAATGATGAACAGATCCGAGGAGAAGAATGCCTGCCTCAACTGAAAAATCTGCCAACTTCATTTTTGAAAGATGGAACTGTCACTGCGGGAAATGCTTCCGGGATCAACGACGGAGCGGCTTCCATCCTACTCTCCTCCGAAGATTGGGCAAAAAAGAACGGATCAAAACCTTTAGCATCCATATTAGGTTATGCGAATATAGGCTGCGATCCTAAAATGATGGGTTTAGGTCCGGTATTTGCAATCCCTAAAGCGCTCCAAAATTCGGGATTGAGCTTAAAAGATATAGATCTGTTCGAGATCAACGAAGCCTATGCTTCTCAAACATTGGCTGTGATCAGGGAATTAGGACTGGATCCGGAAAAAACAAACGTAAACGGTGGAGCGATCGCGATAGGACATCCGCTCGGAGCAAGCGGAACAAGAGTGACGCTAACGCTAGCTTACGAGCTTAAACGTAGAAATTTAAGATATGGAGTGGCCTCTCTTTGTATTGGAGGAGGACAAGGTATCGCAATCGTCCTAGAAAATTACGAACTTAGAAAATAG
- a CDS encoding c-type cytochrome, giving the protein MLTKFQAKLFFLVGTFLFSAVFLLLTYDSLKYVYSSASSKTLSEEVISGKELWEKNNCMGCHTILGEGAYYAPELTKVYERRGPEWIRVFLKDPQAMYPGERKMVKYDFSESQISDIIAFLKWNGELDLKGFPPKPEYKSSTQLVNAESAAVVQPEKFKQICTACHSVGGAGGNVGPALDSVGKKYDIAYLQNWLRDPQKIKPGTAMPKLPLSENEIKDLSSYLSQLK; this is encoded by the coding sequence ATGCTTACAAAATTTCAGGCGAAATTATTTTTCCTGGTTGGGACCTTTTTATTCTCCGCAGTTTTCCTGCTTCTTACTTATGATTCTTTAAAATACGTTTATTCTTCCGCTTCTTCCAAAACTTTAAGTGAAGAAGTGATCTCCGGCAAGGAGCTTTGGGAGAAGAATAATTGTATGGGATGTCATACGATCTTGGGAGAAGGAGCATATTACGCACCTGAATTGACCAAGGTTTACGAAAGAAGAGGTCCTGAATGGATCCGTGTTTTCTTAAAGGATCCACAAGCGATGTATCCTGGAGAAAGAAAAATGGTGAAATACGATTTTTCTGAATCTCAGATCTCGGATATCATCGCATTCTTAAAATGGAATGGAGAGTTGGATCTAAAGGGATTTCCTCCTAAACCGGAATATAAATCTTCTACCCAGCTAGTAAACGCCGAGTCCGCTGCAGTTGTTCAACCGGAAAAGTTTAAACAGATCTGTACTGCATGCCATTCGGTTGGAGGTGCCGGTGGGAACGTCGGTCCCGCATTGGATTCCGTAGGGAAAAAATACGATATCGCGTATCTACAAAATTGGCTGAGGGATCCGCAAAAGATCAAGCCCGGCACTGCGATGCCTAAACTTCCGCTAAGCGAGAACGAGATCAAGGATCTGTCCTCTTATCTTTCCCAATTGAAATAA
- a CDS encoding ArsR/SmtB family transcription factor → MFHALGDPTRRSILERLSMGPATVGELAEPFKMALPSLMQHLGVLEDCSLVGSQKVGRVRIYKLTQDSMKAGEDWFVRQRTHWDKRLDQLDSYLLEMKEKENGKN, encoded by the coding sequence ATGTTTCATGCTCTGGGGGACCCGACAAGAAGGTCCATTTTAGAACGTTTGAGCATGGGACCGGCGACAGTAGGAGAACTGGCAGAGCCTTTCAAAATGGCCCTTCCCTCTCTGATGCAGCATCTAGGCGTGCTGGAAGATTGTTCTCTGGTTGGTTCCCAAAAAGTGGGTCGTGTAAGAATTTATAAACTTACCCAAGACTCCATGAAAGCGGGAGAAGATTGGTTCGTTAGACAACGCACCCATTGGGACAAAAGGTTAGATCAATTGGACAGTTACTTACTTGAAATGAAGGAGAAAGAAAATGGCAAAAACTAA
- a CDS encoding Crp/Fnr family transcriptional regulator yields MSKTLSVQTSEHWVEIQREFQNELSSIGIRKKISKGEVVFGERDPYDGFFEILSGIFKVYSLSQEGKEAILKVFYPGELIAAHPIFQPQEPCYYPAFCEALKDGELMYYPKREFTSFLFENTKALYLFSAVTIQHLNYFRKKLVENLHLSVKDRILNFLKECGASQKLITLPITKNQLASLIGTTPESVSRAFRSLLDECILEEKDSSYRIIKENRSKQSHEFPALRQ; encoded by the coding sequence ATGTCTAAAACGTTAAGCGTTCAAACAAGTGAGCATTGGGTGGAGATCCAAAGAGAATTCCAGAACGAACTCTCCTCCATCGGAATTCGAAAAAAGATCTCAAAAGGTGAAGTGGTTTTCGGGGAAAGAGATCCCTATGACGGTTTTTTTGAGATCCTATCCGGCATTTTTAAAGTATATTCTTTATCTCAAGAAGGAAAGGAAGCCATCTTAAAAGTATTTTATCCGGGAGAATTGATCGCTGCCCATCCGATCTTTCAACCTCAGGAGCCTTGTTATTATCCCGCATTCTGTGAAGCATTAAAAGACGGAGAATTGATGTATTATCCCAAAAGGGAATTTACATCCTTCTTATTCGAAAACACCAAAGCGCTTTATTTATTTTCAGCGGTTACCATCCAACATCTCAATTATTTCAGAAAAAAATTGGTAGAAAATCTACATCTCTCCGTAAAAGACAGGATCTTAAATTTTCTAAAAGAATGCGGAGCCTCTCAGAAATTAATTACACTTCCTATTACTAAAAACCAATTGGCCTCCCTGATAGGAACCACTCCTGAATCGGTAAGTAGAGCATTCAGATCCCTTTTGGATGAATGTATCTTGGAAGAAAAGGATTCTTCTTATAGGATCATAAAGGAAAATCGTTCCAAACAGTCCCACGAATTCCCCGCTTTGAGACAGTAA
- a CDS encoding MarR family winged helix-turn-helix transcriptional regulator produces MKNRPSSSKLKKIGLSCLNVSLRRTARLVTSYYDSILRPSGLRITQFSILVGIGHEEECSITDLSRLTDIDRTTLQRSLEILKRDNLIRIEKKEAGNIRNLSLTKKGESKLAEAILLWEEAQNGLTKSLGKPKFQETLRILSEVRKIPILETQNQV; encoded by the coding sequence ATGAAAAATAGACCTTCCTCTTCAAAGCTCAAAAAAATAGGATTATCCTGTCTAAACGTAAGTTTAAGAAGGACCGCAAGATTAGTTACATCCTATTATGATTCCATACTCAGACCTTCCGGGCTTAGGATCACACAATTCAGCATCTTAGTGGGGATCGGACATGAAGAGGAATGTAGTATTACGGATCTTTCCAGGCTTACTGACATAGACAGAACTACCCTGCAAAGAAGTTTGGAGATCCTAAAACGGGACAATCTGATCCGGATCGAAAAAAAAGAAGCAGGGAATATACGAAATCTCTCCCTAACTAAAAAGGGAGAATCCAAATTAGCGGAAGCTATCCTACTCTGGGAAGAAGCACAAAACGGACTTACTAAATCATTAGGAAAACCTAAATTCCAAGAAACATTAAGGATCCTCTCCGAAGTCAGAAAAATTCCGATATTAGAAACCCAAAACCAGGTCTAA